Below is a genomic region from Demequina sp..
CGAGCGCCGAGGTGCAAGAGGCGTCGATGTCCACGCTCGACAAGCAGCGCATCGGCGAGCTGGGCTCGAGCCGCAACGCGCTCGTCAGGGCCGCGATTGCCGCGCGAACGGACTGCCCGCTCGGGCTCATGGTCACGCTCGCCCATGACTACTCGGCGGAGGTGCGGGCGGCGATCGCCCGCAACGGCTCGGCGCAGCGGACCGTCATGGCGTACCTCAGCGCCGACCGTTCGGTGGAGGTCGTGACGGCGCTGCTGGAGAACCCCAGGCTTCCGGCAGAGATCCTCGAGGAGCTCGCGTTCCACAGAAAGTCGCAGATCCGCACGGTTGCGGCGGCGAGACTGGATCGGGGGCTCGCGGAGCCCCAGGTGTCGACCGAGGACTCCCACACCCCTGAGCTCGCCGAGCACGTGATCCCCGTGCAGCAGCGCCTCACGGCGGATGGCATGCCGATTCCCGAGTTCGAGCCGGTCAACGTGGTTGACATTGCCACGAGGACGCCGGTCCTGGCGACCCCGACAGCCGCCCCGACGCGCACGGCCCCGGTGCGAGGGTTCAAGCCCAAGGAGTGACTGATATTCGCGCGCGATTCCGGGGCATGCGAGCGCGATCTGTGGGACTATCAGAGGGTGGCGACTGAGTGGCTGGCTGAGGCGGGACGAGCCCCCGTCGATCTCGATTTCGGAGCCCTCGCGAGGGCCAAGGACCCGTCCGTTCCGGCAAGCGAGTTGCTGTCGCTCGCGGTGAGCCGCGACTCCTCCGTGCGCGCCGCGGTCGCGGCGCGGCCAGACTGCCCTGCTGGCGCGCTCATCTCGCTCGGTCACGATCACCGACCTGAGGTGCTGCTCGCGCTCATTTCCAACCCGCGCACCCCGTCGTCTGTGGTGCGCAACCTCGCGGATCACCGCGTGCAGCAGGTCGCCGACGCGGCAGAGCAGCGGCTTCGCAGTATCTACGCCTAGCGGCCCACGGTGCCGCCTGAGCGCGGCTAGCACGAATCGTGCGTCTGGGGCAAATACCCGTTCTGTGAGTCGCATCACATTTCCGCGACCGGCGCGTAATCCGCTGTTAATGTCATCCCTGCGGACCTGCGCGACATGCGCACCGAAGCTGAGGGCTCGTACGAAATTGCGTTTGAGGGAACGTCGTGCGAGTTGGCGGATTGAACCTAGAAACTGAGGACAACTCACATGAACAAGACAACTAAGGCTGCCGTGGCTACGGCCACCGGCATCGTACTTCTCCTGGGCGGCGCTGGCTCGCTCGCGTACTGGACCGATACGGCCAACACCGGCGGCTCCGCAACCACCATCAACGCGGGAACTCTGCAGCTCACGGCCGTTAACGTCGGCACGTGGACTAAGAGCTTCAACGGCGGTGCCTCGAGCACCGTCACGCCGGGCACCTTCCTGATGGTTCCGGGAGACACGCTCGTCTACACCCAGACCTTCAATGTCAACGCTCGAGGCCAGGACCTGATTTTCACGATCGCGCCGACCGACCCGACTCTGGGTGGCGCGCTCGGCACCTCCACGGCCGTGACGAAGACCTTCTCGCCCCCCGTCTTTACGAGCTCTGACTCGTCCATCACCGGCACCGCCGGCAAGTACACGATCGCGACGGCTGCCAACGGGATCGGCACCGGAACCATCACCGTGACGTGGACCATCGCGTGGCCGTTCGCCAACGCGCCCGCGACCGACAACGGGCTCAAGAGTGCGGCGCTCACGCTGACTACCGGCGCGGTCGTCCTGACTCAGGTCGCTTCCTAGCATCGACGTGGTGTGGGGTCCGCCTCGGCGGGCCCCACACCCGCTAGTCATTTCCAGCTCGTACTGAGGCCAGAGGTGGAGTTTCCGATGAAACCGGACGCATCGTCGTGCGGTGAGGGTAGCGGAACGGGGGAGGGGGCCGCGGCCCACCGCCGAAAGTTCCGTGCACCCCGCGCACGCTCGCTCTTGGCGACGTCCGGCGCGCTCGCTGGCGGGGTGTCACTAGCGGTGCTCGGCGCCGGCGTCAGTTTCGCCTACCTCAACTCGGCCGCCACGTCCGGACAGGCGACGACGGTTACGGCGGGCAGCTCGGGCCTGAACCTGCAATACGGCTCTGGCACGGCCGGGTCATCAGTGACGATCCCCGCATCCGCCTTCCAGAACATGCTTCCGGGGGACGTCGTCGGCGTGCAGATCAACGTCATCAACGTTGGCCAGGTTCCCCAGACGATCGGCGCGGCAGTCAGCGCCACCAACGCTTGGGAGATCAGGATCGCCGCGGGCACGTGCCCGGCGACGGTGATTGCCGGCGCGGCACTGACCACCACGAGCGCTGGCGCAATTCCGCTCGCCCTGGGGGCCACCCAGTCCATTTGCGTGCAGGCGGCCCTGCCGTCGGGCGCAGCCTCAGGAAGCGAGAACACCGCCGTCACGTTCACTGTCAACTTCACCGGAACGCAATCGCCAACGTGAGCATCCTCTCCAAGCTGAACCGCCGCGTCGCTGCCGTGGCGGCCGTTGGCGTGTTCGCCGCATTGGCGGGGGCGTCGGCCTCTTGGGGGTACTGGACCACGCAGGGAGCCGCGACTGTAACGGTGGACTCCGCGGACCTCACCATCACGACCGCGAACTTCTCCACCGTGAGCAAGACATTCGGCAATCAGACGCTCGTTGGCACCGGCAGCGTGACGGTCACCAACTCCACTGTCAGCACGAGTGCGCAGAAGGGAGTGGTGACACTCAACTTCAGCGCCGCCGGCTCCACCGCCGCGCTGCGCGGCAACTTCAGCTTCGTCGTCTGGCTCTCGACTACGGCAAACCCCTGTACAGACGCGGCCACTGCAGGCACCGCCCTGGTGACGAGCAACTGGAACACGGGAGGTTCATACACGACGGGTACGGCCGGAGCATTCAGCGTCGGCGAGTCCCGAACGTACTGCGTGCGCACCACGATCGCGAACCCGGCGACCGCGTGGCCCTCAACCGGGACTGTGACCATTACCCCGCGGGTAGCGGGGTCCATCGCGCTGGGGAACTACTCCGGCGCTGCGACGGCGCTCACCGCTACACAGACCACCCAGTACCTCTTCCCGGTGACGACTCCGAACACGGCGTCAACCGCGTGGTTCTACATCCACCGCGTATTCACCAACGCCGCGGCAACCAACTACTGCGCGGACCTCGAGGGCGGCGACGGGCCTAATGGGATCGGGTGGCCGTGCAAGACGGGCGGGACCACGAACCAGTCCTGGGGCTTTGAAGCAGTGAGCGGCAAGGCCGGTTACTACACGATCAGGTCCAACATCACGGCCGCAACGGTGCTGCAGCAGAACTCCACCGGTGTTCCCGTAACGTCCGCTTCCTTCGCGAGCGGACAGGTCAACCAGCAGTGGATGCTTCAACAGACCGCTACCAACTATGTGGGCGCCACGGCGACCCGCGCGTTCTACCAGATCGTCAACGCGTCCACCGGTCAATGCCTCACCTACGCTGCCGTCAACGGCACCACCGCTGCGCTCAACCAGTTGCAGATGGCGAATTGCGATGGCACCGCCTCGCAGCAGTTCCTCGTGGTACGGACAATGTTCTCAGCTGTGAATGGCGGCACGAATACCGTGTCGTGTGCCTATGCGAATCCGAATTTCACCGTGACGTTCAGCGCAGCCACGCCTGGCATGCGCTACGAGATGCGGCGCGGGACCACCGTGGTGAGTTCCTCGACCTTCGGCGCGGGGGGCACCGGCACCGTCGTGGTCTCGTTCGATGATGCCGCCGATGGGGCCTTTGACATCTACGAGGACAGTAACGCTACGGGAGATGCCGGGACCCTCGTTGCAAGCGGCACCATCAATAAGGGCAACAGGGCCAGTTCCGGAACTAACGCCTGCACGGTCACCGGCCTGGGGCAATGACCCAACTCGCCCGCACTGTCGCGAACGCTGCGGCGCTCGCGGCCTTGGCGGTGATCGTCGCGCTGCTAGCGATCGTGCTCGGCGCGCCGACCGCGTCTGCCGCCAACCCGCCCATCGCGATTTCCGACGACGGAGTCGCCTACGGCGACTCGTTCCCCGGCAATCTCTACGACGGCGTCCTCCTGATCCCCGGAGCGTCGGCCTCACGGGCGTTCTGGGTCATGAACACGGGCCCGAGCAGCGCGAACCTAGCGATCAAGCTCATCGGCGTGGAGTCCGCGAGCCCCGACTTCCTTGCAGCGATCACGATCACGGCGAGCGCGGGCAGCCACACGGGCAGCGCTCTGTTCTCGAGTGCGGGCGACTGCGTGTCTCTGATCCACGGCGTGCACTTGGCGCCCGGAGAGAGCGCCAAGGTCAGCACCACTCTCGCGATGTCGAACGTCTCAGGGACCACGGGTCAGGGCGCTCAAGCGGCGTTCAACCTGGGCGTCAACCTCACGAGCGACGATGTGCCCGCGCCCACCGGCTGCACGGCCAGCCCCAACCCCACCCCCAACCCCAGCCCGGCGCCAACGCCGGGTCCCACCTCCGGCGGGCCGGACTCTGGAGGAGGCGGGACGGTTGTCATTCCTGGCCTGCCAACGCAGCCGACAGACCCCGGGGCGACCCCAACTGCGACGCCTACGCCATCCGTGTCGCCCAGCCCCAGCGCCAGCCCCGAGCCCGGCGAGCCGAGCGAACCGGGCAGCGGCGACGTCCCCTGGAACACAAAGCGGCTATATCAGGAGTGGTTCGTGGCGGCTTGGGTGATCGAGTTCATGCTTGGTGGATACTTCGCGTGGAGGCATGCGCGCAGGCGAGAAGGCGAAGGGATCAGGTCATGAGCGAAGAGGTGGCGCCGAAGAAGGGGGGCAGCATCTTCAAGGGCATTGCTCAGGGCATCAGCTGGGTGGTGCTGCTGTTCCTGATCGTCGTGGCGATGGCCGTCATCGTGGTGCCCGCGCTCACGCACTCAACGCCCTACACGATCCTGACGAGCTCGATGGTCCCCACCTACCCGCCCGGCACGCTCGTCATCGTGCGGCCGGTGGCCGTCGACGACATCCACATCGGCACAGTCGTCACATATCAGCTTGAATCCGGCAAGCCTGAGGTCGTCACGCACCGCGTGGTCGCGATCAATCAGCCGAATGTCCCCGACGGCGAGGCCACCTTCATCACCAAGGGAGACGCCAACGACGTCGCGGACGAGAACCCCGTTCAATACGTGCAGATTCGGGGCGCGGTCTGGTACTCGGTGCCGTACATCGGCTGGATCAACAATGTCGTGAACGGAGACATGCGCTCTGTGGCCATCCCCATCATCGCGGGCCTGCTGTTCATCTACGCCGGCTACCAATTCGTGA
It encodes:
- a CDS encoding alternate-type signal peptide domain-containing protein; this translates as MNKTTKAAVATATGIVLLLGGAGSLAYWTDTANTGGSATTINAGTLQLTAVNVGTWTKSFNGGASSTVTPGTFLMVPGDTLVYTQTFNVNARGQDLIFTIAPTDPTLGGALGTSTAVTKTFSPPVFTSSDSSITGTAGKYTIATAANGIGTGTITVTWTIAWPFANAPATDNGLKSAALTLTTGAVVLTQVAS
- a CDS encoding signal peptidase I — encoded protein: MSEEVAPKKGGSIFKGIAQGISWVVLLFLIVVAMAVIVVPALTHSTPYTILTSSMVPTYPPGTLVIVRPVAVDDIHIGTVVTYQLESGKPEVVTHRVVAINQPNVPDGEATFITKGDANDVADENPVQYVQIRGAVWYSVPYIGWINNVVNGDMRSVAIPIIAGLLFIYAGYQFVSGRIERSRERKAAKATDTAD
- a CDS encoding RICIN domain-containing protein, which produces MSILSKLNRRVAAVAAVGVFAALAGASASWGYWTTQGAATVTVDSADLTITTANFSTVSKTFGNQTLVGTGSVTVTNSTVSTSAQKGVVTLNFSAAGSTAALRGNFSFVVWLSTTANPCTDAATAGTALVTSNWNTGGSYTTGTAGAFSVGESRTYCVRTTIANPATAWPSTGTVTITPRVAGSIALGNYSGAATALTATQTTQYLFPVTTPNTASTAWFYIHRVFTNAAATNYCADLEGGDGPNGIGWPCKTGGTTNQSWGFEAVSGKAGYYTIRSNITAATVLQQNSTGVPVTSASFASGQVNQQWMLQQTATNYVGATATRAFYQIVNASTGQCLTYAAVNGTTAALNQLQMANCDGTASQQFLVVRTMFSAVNGGTNTVSCAYANPNFTVTFSAATPGMRYEMRRGTTVVSSSTFGAGGTGTVVVSFDDAADGAFDIYEDSNATGDAGTLVASGTINKGNRASSGTNACTVTGLGQ